A genomic segment from Aegilops tauschii subsp. strangulata cultivar AL8/78 chromosome 1, Aet v6.0, whole genome shotgun sequence encodes:
- the LOC109747691 gene encoding vesicle-associated protein 1-2, producing MAPAVQHPVLPFPTTTSPSSAGTAAMAASSDLLDVDPPELQFPFELDKQISCPLKMINKTDRTVAFKVKTTSPKKYCVRPNNGVVRPRSTCEVVVTMQAQTVAPPDLQCKDKFLVQSVVVADGLSAKDITPQMFMKQEGNVVEEVRMRVTYVMPPESPSEIAEESDGPQRILAPMQRIVNNGRSASELSSGSVSLRSAELGTEVGSPTGPVVRTEELLKAAGHAAETRTYTGPDAQSLELLALITKLTKEKDSALEQNKKLHNELELVRRDASKQGGFSLIFVLVCGLLSIILGYLVKK from the exons ATGGCCCCAGCGGTCCAGCACCCTGTGCTCCCTTTTCCCACCACCACTTCCCCTTCCTCCGCGGGCACAGCAGCCATGGCCGCCTCCAGCGACCTCCTCGACGTCGACCCGCCCGAGCTCCAGTTCCCCT TCGAGCTCGACAAGCAGATCTCCTGCCCCCTCAAGATGATCAACAAGACCGACAGAACCGTCGCCTTTAAG GTTAAGACGACGAGCCCCAAGAAGTACTGCGTGCGCCCCAACAATGGCGTCGTGCGGCCACGGTCCACCTGCGAAGTTGTAG TGACGATGCAAGCCCAGACTGTTGCACCGCCGGACTTGCAGTGCAAGGACAAATTCTTGGTGCAAAGCGTGGTCGTCGCCGATGGCTTATCGGCCAAGGACATCACCCCTCAAATG TTCATGAAACAAGAGGGTAACGTTGTCGAGGAGGTGAGGATGAGGGTCACTTATGTGATGCCACCCGAATCGCCGTCGGAGATTGCGGAGGAAAGCGATGGGCCACAGCGTATCTTGGCGCCTATGCAGCGAATTGTGAATAATGGGAGGAGCGCTTCGGAGCTGTCGAGTGGCTCGGTGTCCTTGAGATCAGCTGAGCTGGGGACA GAGGTCGGATCACCTACTGGACCCGTTGTAAGGACTGAAGAATTACTGAAGGCTGCAGGACATGCTGCT GAAACAAGAACATATACAGGGCCTGATGCACAGTCCCTTGAG CTGTTGGCTTTAATTACAAAATTGACAAAGGAAAAGGATTCTGCCCTTGAGCAAAATAAGAAGCTTCACAATGAGTTG GAGCTAGTAAGGCGTGATGCCAGTAAACAAGGAGGATTCTCGCTGATATTTGTACTGGTGTGTGGGCTGCTTAGCATCATTCTGGGCTATCTTGTAAAGAAATGA
- the LOC109747692 gene encoding uncharacterized protein isoform X1, giving the protein MGGHGGLNILPQKRWNVYRFDNQEKVRVDEAEAARQDQLQREATRRRESHARLVALRRNRGLQSDSPSPPRAPSPPPSSARSADQVAPPRPPPPAARSADQVAPPRPPPPAARPAIPPPVASDGDHINLFSGGGGAADFAALASASGGRGAAREREPAADTKPNPKKRKKEEEVRTAGPDDEKYKLGYGLAGKGVAAPWYMSKPFASSSKERRDYPEGNGEKRSGGKKSIEELREERRKREAKEKERERALLATTARKERQPDRGYSSRYVRR; this is encoded by the exons ATGGGCGGGCACGGCGGGCTGAACATCCTGCCGCAGAAGCGGTGGAACGTCTACAGGTTCGACAACCAGGAGAAGGTCCGCGTCGACGAGGCCGAGGCCGCCCGCCAGGACCAGCTCCAGCGCGAGGCCACCCGCCGCCGCGAGTCGCACGCCCGCCTCGTCGCGCTCCGCCGCAACCGGGGCCTCCAGTCCGACTCGCCCTCCCCTCCCCGTGCCCCATCTCCACCCCCCTCCTCCGCCCGGTCCGCGGATCAGGTCGCCCCGCCGCGGCCTCCACCCCCTGCCGCCCGGTCCGCGGATCAGGTCGCCCCGCCGCGGCCTCCACCCCCTGCCGCCCGGCCCGCGATTCCACCCCCCGTCGCCTCCGACGGAGACCACATCAACCTCTTCTCCGGCGGCGGTGGGGCCGCTGACTTCGCCGCGCTTGCCTCCGCTAGCGGCGGGAGAGGCGCAGCTCGGGAGAGGGAGCCTGCGGCAGACACTAAGCCAAACCCTAAGAAGCgtaagaaggaggaggaggttaggACGGCGGGGCCTGACGACGAGAAGTACAAGCTGGGTTAtggccttgccggcaagggcgtGGCTGCGCCCTGGTACATGTCGAAGCCTTTTGCTTCCTCCTCTAAGGAGAGGAGAGATTACCCCGAAGGCAACGGGGAGAAGAGGAGTGGAGGGAAGAAGAGTATCGAGGAGCTTagggaggagaggaggaagagggaggCCAAGGAGAAGGAGCGTGAGCGAGCTTTGCTTGCCACTACAGCAAGGAAGGAGAGGCAGCCAGACCGGGGCTACTCGTCGAG GTATGTGCGTCGATGA
- the LOC109747692 gene encoding uncharacterized protein isoform X2 codes for MGGHGGLNILPQKRWNVYRFDNQEKVRVDEAEAARQDQLQREATRRRESHARLVALRRNRGLQSDSPSPPRAPSPPPSSARSADQVAPPRPPPPAARPAIPPPVASDGDHINLFSGGGGAADFAALASASGGRGAAREREPAADTKPNPKKRKKEEEVRTAGPDDEKYKLGYGLAGKGVAAPWYMSKPFASSSKERRDYPEGNGEKRSGGKKSIEELREERRKREAKEKERERALLATTARKERQPDRGYSSRYVRR; via the exons ATGGGCGGGCACGGCGGGCTGAACATCCTGCCGCAGAAGCGGTGGAACGTCTACAGGTTCGACAACCAGGAGAAGGTCCGCGTCGACGAGGCCGAGGCCGCCCGCCAGGACCAGCTCCAGCGCGAGGCCACCCGCCGCCGCGAGTCGCACGCCCGCCTCGTCGCGCTCCGCCGCAACCGGGGCCTCCAGTCCGACTCGCCCTCCCCTCCCCGTGCCCCATCTCCACCCCCCTCCTCCGCCCGGTCCGCGGATCAG GTCGCCCCGCCGCGGCCTCCACCCCCTGCCGCCCGGCCCGCGATTCCACCCCCCGTCGCCTCCGACGGAGACCACATCAACCTCTTCTCCGGCGGCGGTGGGGCCGCTGACTTCGCCGCGCTTGCCTCCGCTAGCGGCGGGAGAGGCGCAGCTCGGGAGAGGGAGCCTGCGGCAGACACTAAGCCAAACCCTAAGAAGCgtaagaaggaggaggaggttaggACGGCGGGGCCTGACGACGAGAAGTACAAGCTGGGTTAtggccttgccggcaagggcgtGGCTGCGCCCTGGTACATGTCGAAGCCTTTTGCTTCCTCCTCTAAGGAGAGGAGAGATTACCCCGAAGGCAACGGGGAGAAGAGGAGTGGAGGGAAGAAGAGTATCGAGGAGCTTagggaggagaggaggaagagggaggCCAAGGAGAAGGAGCGTGAGCGAGCTTTGCTTGCCACTACAGCAAGGAAGGAGAGGCAGCCAGACCGGGGCTACTCGTCGAG GTATGTGCGTCGATGA